A single Anopheles arabiensis isolate DONGOLA chromosome 2, AaraD3, whole genome shotgun sequence DNA region contains:
- the LOC120894719 gene encoding NADH dehydrogenase [ubiquinone] 1 beta subcomplex subunit 11, mitochondrial, with product MSSLVRLSNAPLVRNLVNHSLRSARLISSSQKNRDAATIDVTKKAAASSSGAAASSVGTGRNWVSYGFDRKDETNDRSAMNASFFFTVTLCLVLGSAYWAYVPDPQLQDWAQREAYLELRRREAAGLEPISKDFVDPAQIVLPSDEELGNTEIVI from the coding sequence ATGTCCAGCCTAGTGCGACTATCTAACGCGCCACTGGTGCGCAACCTGGTGAACCACTCGCTACGCAGTGCCCGGCTGATTTCGTCCTCGCAGAAAAACCGCGACGCTGCCACGATCGACGTGACGAAGAAGGCGGCCGCATCGAGCAGTGGGGCGGCTGCCTCATCGGTCGGCACCGGGCGCAACTGGGTGAGCTATGGCTTCGACCGGAAGGATGAGACGAACGACCGCAGCGCCATGAACGCGTCGTTCTTCTTCACCGTCACACTGTGCCTGGTGCTGGGCTCGGCCTACTGGGCGTACGTGCCGGATCCACAGCTGCAGGATTGGGCCCAGCGTGAAGCGTACCTCGAGCTGAGACGTCGCGAGGCGGCCGGACTGGAACCGATCAGCAAGGACTTTGTCGACCCGGCCCAGATTGTGCTGCCCTCGGACGAGGAGCTGGGCAACACCGAAATCGTCATCTAG